In a single window of the Raphanus sativus cultivar WK10039 chromosome 9, ASM80110v3, whole genome shotgun sequence genome:
- the LOC130500047 gene encoding secreted RxLR effector protein 161-like, which produces MVVRSLGPDTDPFGPKRDDEEILGPEVTYLSAIGALMYLAGHTRPDISFAVNLLSRFSSCPTQRHWNGIKHVLRYLQGTKDLGLMFTNQSKEGLVGFADAGYLSDPHFGRSQTGYVFTHGGTAISWRSMKQTMAATSSNHAEILAMHEASRESVWLRSMTQHISTTCGITKGKDPPTILYEDNTACIAQLKDGYIKGDRTKHILPKFFFTHELQKAGEVQVLQVSSSENSADLFTKSLATSVFKKLVHQIACVD; this is translated from the coding sequence ATGGTCGTGAGAAGCCTTGGTCCGGACACGGATCCATTTGGTCCAAAGAGGGACGATGAAGAGATCCTTGGTCCAGAGGTGACATATCTCAGTGCCATAGGAGCTCTGATGTACTTAGCTGGCCATACACGACCAGACATCAGTTTTGCTGTGAACTTACTATCTAGGTTCAGCTCATGTCCGACCCAAAGGCACTGGAATGGAATAAAACATGTACTTCGTTATCTACAAGGAACGAAGGATTTGGGTCTTATGTTTACTAACCAATCTAAGGAAGGTTTAgttggttttgctgatgcaggttacctaTCTGATCCACATTTTGGTAGATCTCAGACTGGATATGTTTTTACACATGGAGGGACAGCAATATCTTGGCGGTCCATGAAACAGACCATGGCAGCTACATCCTCAAATCATGCAGAAATATTGGCGATGCATGAGGCTAGTCGAGAGAGTGTATGGTTGAGATCCATGACACAACACATCAGTACCACTTGTGGTATAACCAAAGGAAAGGATCCACCTACCATCCTATATGAAGATAACACAGCCTGCATTGCTCAGCTTAAAGATGGATACATCAAAGGAGACCGGACGAAGCACATTCTTCCAAAGTTCTTCTTTACCCACGAGCTCCAGAAGGCAGGAGAGGTCCAAGTGCTACAAGTCAGTTCAAGTGAGAATTCAGCCGATCTCTTCACCAAGTCCTTAGCCACATCAGTGTTCAAGAAGCTCGTGCACCAGATAGCATGCGTCGACTGA
- the LOC108824756 gene encoding uncharacterized protein LOC108824756, with protein sequence MSKLANLDFPALKSNGENFLDWALDARIMLQSKGLGDTIISDNKSSDKDRYSAIYIIRHHLQESLKTQYRTMENPLDLWNALQRRYDHQKTVMLPRAQYDWKHLRFQDYKTVDEYNSVLFKIVSMMELCGEKVTELEMLNKTFSTMHSSNMVLQQQYRERKFATYTELIECLLLAEANNELLMKNSEMRPPGTAPLPDISKLAIEQKKESNLVHHNNQPGSFRGRGRGRGGTLIH encoded by the coding sequence ATGTCTAAATTAGCAAATCTCGATTTCCCTGCTTTGAAAAGCAATGGTGAAAATTTCCTTGATTGGGCACTTGATGCAAGGATCATGCTACAATCAAAGGGACTTGGTGATACGATCATAAGTGACAATAAGTCCAGTGATAAAGATCGATACAGTGCTATTTACATAATACGCCATCATCTCCAAGAGAGTTTGAAAACTCAGTACAGAACCATGGAAAATCCATTGGACCTTTGGAACGCTTTACAGCGACGTTATGACCACCAGAAAACGGTGATGCTCCCAAGGGCTCAATATGACTGGAAACACTTAAGATTCCAGGACTATAAAACAGTAGACGAGTACAACTCGGTCTTGTTCAAAATTGTTTCCATGATGGAATTATGTGGTGAAAAAGTTACTGAGCTCGAGATGCTTAATAAGACTTTCTCGACGATGCATTCCAGTAACATGGTACTGCAACAGCAATACAGAGAAAGAAAGTTCGCCACATACACTGAGTTGATCGAATGTCTTTTGTTGGCTGAAGCCAATAATGAACTGTTAATGAAAAAcagtgagatgaggcctccgGGAACGGCTCCATTACCTGACATCTCTAAACTTGCTatagagcaaaagaaagagagtaaCCTTGTCCACCATAATAACCAACCCGGCTCATTCCGTGGTAGAGGTAGGGGACGAGGTGGCAcgttgatacactaa